TAGTTCCTTTTGATGAGGCAATAAAAAACGGTGCTGATGTAGTCATGGTTGCACATATATTGATCGCTGATATTGATGCCGACAATCCATCCTCGCTGTCAAAAGCAGTCATAACTGATCTGTTGCGACACCATATGAATTTTGATGGAGTAGTTATCAGCGATGATTTGACTATGGGAGCTATCACTGAAAATATGGATCTAGGGCAAGCAGCAATAAAAGCTGTCAATGCAGGCAGTGATATTATTCTAGTGTGTCATGGTTACCATGATCAAGTCGCAATAATCAAAGCATTAAAAA
The nucleotide sequence above comes from Clostridia bacterium. Encoded proteins:
- a CDS encoding glycoside hydrolase family 3 N-terminal domain-containing protein; amino-acid sequence: VPFDEAIKNGADVVMVAHILIADIDADNPSSLSKAVITDLLRHHMNFDGVVISDDLTMGAITENMDLGQAAIKAVNAGSDIILVCHGYHDQVAIIKALKTAVEQGDISRQRIDQSVYRIISLKQKYKLNDNFIQSIDVEKINNETNKILNEYIK